A single genomic interval of Methanofastidiosum sp. harbors:
- a CDS encoding molybdenum cofactor biosynthesis protein MoaE, which yields MIKLQRKDFSIDDELKKIKNDKCGASVIFLGSVKSEMDGKKVMKMELDAYAKMAEKKLKEIEADAAKKYNIIESTVIHRYGELFVGDNIVLIIVKSIDRAKSFEACKYILKRLKEEVPIFKKEYMEDNVFWHGGI from the coding sequence ATGATCAAACTTCAAAGAAAAGATTTTAGCATTGATGATGAATTAAAAAAAATAAAGAATGACAAGTGTGGGGCTTCAGTAATATTTTTAGGATCAGTTAAATCCGAAATGGATGGAAAAAAAGTTATGAAAATGGAACTTGATGCTTACGCCAAAATGGCAGAAAAAAAATTAAAGGAAATTGAAGCTGATGCAGCGAAAAAATATAACATCATTGAAAGTACAGTTATTCACAGATACGGGGAACTTTTTGTTGGAGACAATATAGTCTTAATAATAGTGAAATCAATTGATAGGGCAAAATCATTTGAAGCATGTAAATATATCCTTAAAAGACTAAAAGAGGAAGTGCCAATATTTAAGAAAGAGTATATGGAAGACAATGTATTTTGGCATGGAGGCATATAG
- a CDS encoding MoaD/ThiS family protein: protein MKVTVKYFALFKDLTGKIQESMEIKKGKTTNDLLGIIMKKYKLKDNVNIVMALNQEYIKTDALLNDGDEVAIMMPSSGG from the coding sequence ATGAAAGTAACGGTGAAGTATTTCGCATTATTTAAAGATTTGACGGGTAAGATTCAAGAATCTATGGAAATAAAAAAGGGTAAAACTACAAATGATCTTTTAGGGATAATTATGAAAAAATACAAGTTAAAAGATAATGTGAATATAGTAATGGCCCTAAATCAAGAGTATATCAAAACTGATGCCCTATTAAATGATGGTGATGAAGTTGCCATTATGATGCCTTCAAGCGGTGGTTAG
- a CDS encoding molybdopterin molybdotransferase MoeA, with protein sequence MKFLKLETYEEAINIINKTISLDIKSEDTPLISSLNRVLAEDIISPINVPHYPKSQMDGFAVRSEDTFEASENSPVKLRLIESVNAGNSPKYSIKKGKCSYVATGAPAPEGADSVVMIENTQNLGNYITLTRGVTPGENIMKVGYDIKKGNHILPKNTLITPRVVGLLSGLGIKKVKVYRKLKIGIFSTGNEIINPWETLEYGKTYDVNSFYISSKLEKLGCDTYNLGIAKDSKEDIISKLNEAINCDIIILSAGASKGERDFVEEAINNFGNLIIHGISIKPGKPTLVGLKDNKLIFGLPGHPTSSFVLFNVLVLPFVYKMAGLEKKIEMKKFISGERIYSTRGREDFLPVIIQGDKVSSIFRGSGAISSFLKAEGIAIIGENTEFVDKGEELEVLLLED encoded by the coding sequence GTGAAATTCTTAAAACTTGAAACCTATGAAGAAGCGATTAATATAATTAATAAAACTATATCTTTGGATATAAAGTCAGAAGATACACCGCTAATCTCTTCTTTGAACAGAGTATTGGCTGAGGATATTATTTCCCCGATTAACGTACCCCATTATCCTAAATCACAAATGGATGGATTTGCAGTTAGATCAGAAGATACCTTCGAAGCTAGTGAAAATTCGCCGGTAAAACTAAGATTGATTGAAAGTGTAAATGCGGGTAACTCTCCAAAGTATTCGATTAAAAAGGGGAAATGCTCTTACGTTGCAACTGGTGCCCCCGCCCCAGAAGGTGCCGATTCTGTTGTTATGATCGAGAATACCCAGAATCTAGGTAATTATATTACTCTAACACGGGGGGTGACGCCTGGAGAGAATATAATGAAGGTAGGATATGACATAAAAAAAGGAAATCATATCTTGCCCAAAAATACCCTTATTACCCCTAGAGTAGTTGGACTTCTTTCAGGATTGGGTATTAAGAAAGTCAAAGTGTATAGAAAATTAAAAATCGGGATTTTTTCAACAGGTAACGAAATTATAAATCCTTGGGAAACTCTTGAATATGGAAAAACCTATGATGTTAATTCATTTTATATCTCTTCAAAATTAGAAAAGTTAGGTTGTGATACCTATAATCTTGGTATTGCAAAAGATAGCAAAGAGGATATAATTTCTAAACTAAATGAAGCAATAAATTGCGATATAATAATCCTTTCTGCCGGGGCATCAAAAGGAGAAAGGGATTTTGTCGAGGAAGCAATCAATAATTTTGGTAACTTAATAATTCACGGCATAAGTATCAAACCAGGAAAACCAACATTAGTCGGCTTGAAAGACAACAAACTTATTTTTGGCCTTCCTGGGCACCCTACATCTTCATTTGTACTATTCAACGTCTTGGTATTGCCTTTTGTCTATAAAATGGCGGGATTAGAGAAAAAAATAGAAATGAAGAAATTTATTTCAGGTGAAAGGATTTATTCCACAAGAGGAAGGGAGGACTTTTTGCCCGTTATAATACAAGGAGACAAAGTTTCATCCATATTTCGTGGCAGTGGTGCCATATCAAGTTTTTTAAAAGCAGAAGGTATCGCAATAATTGGGGAGAACACTGAATTTGTTGATAAAGGTGAAGAGTTAGAAGTATTGTTGTTGGAAGATTAA
- a CDS encoding ABC transporter ATP-binding protein: MIHVENLSNNWGDFTLKNISLDIKESEYFVILGPTGAGKTLLLEIIAGLYFPKEGRVMINGSDVTFTSPENRGLGFVYQDYALFPHLNVKKNIEYGLKLRKVPEEKREEKISELVKMLKINHLLHRNTETLSGGEKQKVALARALAINPKIILMDEPFSALDENTKSKLISDMKELHKTEGITFVHVTHSQEEAILLADRIGIMMKGTIVQVGNPDEIFYKPVTKEIAQFVKIENIWEGKVIEKKEEELIVDVNGKQIVTLSDHFKVGQDVRLIIRPEDIILGKGDTSARNNFKGKVTSVIKHGFYHIVRIDCGFEVEAAVTKQSIENLSIIEGKDINIFFKATALQVIKR, from the coding sequence ATGATACATGTAGAAAATCTAAGTAATAATTGGGGAGATTTCACGCTGAAAAACATATCACTTGATATCAAAGAAAGTGAATATTTTGTTATATTGGGGCCAACTGGAGCTGGAAAGACTTTATTACTAGAGATAATTGCTGGCTTGTATTTCCCTAAGGAAGGAAGAGTCATGATAAATGGTAGTGACGTCACTTTTACCTCCCCTGAGAATCGAGGGTTAGGATTTGTCTATCAAGACTATGCACTTTTTCCTCACCTAAATGTTAAGAAAAATATTGAGTATGGATTAAAGTTGAGGAAAGTTCCTGAAGAAAAGAGAGAAGAAAAAATTTCAGAGCTTGTAAAAATGCTAAAAATCAACCACCTTTTGCATAGAAATACTGAGACATTGAGTGGTGGAGAAAAGCAAAAAGTTGCATTGGCAAGAGCTTTGGCAATAAATCCCAAGATTATTCTTATGGACGAACCTTTTTCAGCCCTTGATGAAAACACTAAATCGAAGCTTATTTCAGATATGAAAGAACTCCATAAAACAGAAGGTATAACTTTTGTCCACGTTACCCACAGCCAAGAAGAAGCTATACTACTTGCAGATAGAATAGGAATTATGATGAAGGGAACAATTGTCCAAGTAGGAAATCCTGACGAAATATTCTACAAACCAGTAACAAAAGAAATTGCGCAGTTTGTAAAGATTGAAAACATTTGGGAAGGTAAAGTTATTGAAAAAAAAGAAGAGGAACTAATAGTAGATGTAAATGGAAAACAAATAGTGACTTTATCGGATCATTTCAAAGTTGGACAAGATGTAAGACTAATTATTAGGCCTGAAGATATAATCTTGGGTAAGGGGGACACAAGCGCTAGAAATAATTTCAAAGGAAAAGTAACTTCTGTAATTAAACATGGATTTTATCATATCGTAAGGATAGACTGCGGATTTGAAGTTGAAGCTGCTGTTACAAAACAATCAATTGAAAATCTTAGTATCATAGAAGGTAAAGATATCAATATATTTTTTAAAGCCACTGCACTTCAGGTTATTAAGAGATGA
- a CDS encoding molybdopterin molybdotransferase MoeA, whose product MKEFKSLLPYNKALELVKTHSKEFESETIDLNESLDRVLSENIVSPFDSPAFDRSAMDGYAVQARDTFSISEGAHVTLDIIDFVTAGKISNKEVVTGKAIEIMTGAMMPKGANSVVMQEFTETNNDKVRIYKKVFPYLHVSRKGEDVKKGDLILKNGTMLSPEHLSLLKSLGIKNILVKKTPKISIIVTGDELVEDANQIETGKIIDSNSILLSSLSKKALCEVVHQFRVADHKEEILDAITNSKKDSDIILITGGSSFGKKDFLPKIIKNILFHGVTIKPGKPIGFSVQDVPIFIMSGYPVASFVQFYLFIVPYLENILKTKIVKSVDLPFSETYSSELGRVEFVRCVLNDNEIVPIRLSGSGVISSISNSTGYVLINENIEGINKGEKCRFYYYL is encoded by the coding sequence ATGAAAGAGTTCAAATCATTACTTCCATACAATAAAGCATTGGAATTAGTAAAAACTCATTCGAAAGAATTTGAGTCTGAAACAATCGATTTAAATGAATCACTGGACAGAGTCCTTTCTGAAAATATAGTTTCACCTTTTGATTCGCCCGCTTTTGATAGATCTGCGATGGATGGTTATGCTGTGCAAGCTAGGGATACATTTTCCATCTCTGAAGGGGCGCATGTTACGCTAGATATTATTGATTTCGTGACCGCTGGAAAAATATCAAATAAAGAGGTAGTAACTGGTAAGGCCATAGAAATAATGACAGGTGCGATGATGCCAAAAGGTGCGAATTCAGTGGTAATGCAGGAGTTCACAGAAACAAATAATGATAAAGTTAGAATCTACAAAAAAGTTTTCCCATACCTTCATGTTTCAAGAAAGGGCGAAGATGTTAAGAAAGGAGATCTAATACTAAAAAATGGAACTATGTTATCCCCCGAACACCTCTCTCTTTTAAAATCTCTTGGAATTAAAAATATTCTTGTCAAAAAAACTCCTAAAATTTCAATTATTGTAACTGGTGATGAATTAGTTGAAGATGCAAATCAAATTGAAACTGGTAAAATAATTGATTCAAATTCAATACTGTTATCGTCATTATCGAAAAAGGCTTTGTGTGAAGTAGTTCATCAGTTTAGAGTGGCCGATCACAAAGAAGAAATATTAGATGCAATAACAAATTCAAAAAAAGACTCGGACATAATATTAATAACGGGCGGAAGTTCATTTGGTAAAAAAGATTTTCTTCCAAAAATTATTAAGAATATTTTATTCCACGGAGTAACAATAAAACCAGGTAAGCCGATAGGTTTTTCTGTTCAAGATGTTCCAATATTCATAATGTCTGGGTACCCAGTAGCATCTTTTGTCCAGTTCTATCTATTTATCGTTCCATATCTAGAAAATATTTTGAAAACAAAAATAGTAAAATCAGTTGATTTGCCATTTTCTGAAACTTATTCTTCGGAGTTAGGCAGGGTCGAATTTGTAAGATGTGTTCTAAACGATAATGAAATCGTCCCGATAAGACTTTCGGGATCGGGGGTTATATCTTCTATTTCAAATTCAACAGGCTATGTTCTAATAAATGAAAACATAGAAGGAATAAACAAAGGGGAGAAGTGTAGATTTTATTATTATTTGTGA
- the moaA gene encoding GTP 3',8-cyclase MoaA — protein sequence MSELPVKVLRITLTQRCNLNCIYCHHEGECSQSYNGKREIKKEEIEDLLKVSKDLGIKKVRFTGGEPLLRGDVVEIIQIASKYMEDVSMSTNGVLLCEKISELKEAGISRINVTLNTLNEEIYKSITGKNKLQDVLDGIEKTYDEKIFPIKVNMVVMQRNYKEIKNLVRYTKEGMVLQLIELISEKNGTDSKFYRENYASLLPIEEYLEKHSIKIVERQKQRRKKYFLPQEIEVVRSMHNTVFCNNCMSIRVTSEGEIKNCLFRNHDLIKINEFSDHEKLKESLIYSIKTKTPYWC from the coding sequence ATGTCAGAATTACCAGTGAAAGTACTTAGAATCACTTTAACTCAAAGATGCAATTTAAATTGCATATATTGTCACCATGAAGGCGAGTGCTCTCAATCATATAATGGCAAGAGAGAGATAAAAAAAGAAGAAATTGAAGATCTACTTAAAGTTTCTAAAGATTTGGGCATCAAAAAAGTTAGATTTACTGGTGGAGAGCCGCTTTTGAGGGGAGATGTAGTTGAGATTATTCAAATTGCTTCAAAATACATGGAAGATGTATCTATGTCGACAAATGGAGTTCTGTTGTGTGAAAAAATCTCAGAATTAAAAGAGGCAGGGATATCAAGAATCAATGTAACGTTGAATACTTTAAATGAAGAGATCTATAAGAGTATTACAGGTAAGAATAAATTGCAGGATGTTTTAGATGGAATTGAAAAAACTTATGATGAAAAAATATTTCCAATTAAAGTCAACATGGTTGTAATGCAGAGAAACTATAAGGAGATTAAAAATTTAGTCAGGTATACAAAAGAAGGAATGGTCCTTCAATTAATTGAACTTATATCTGAAAAAAATGGAACAGATTCTAAATTTTATAGAGAAAATTATGCGAGCTTATTGCCTATTGAAGAATATCTAGAAAAACATTCTATAAAAATCGTTGAAAGACAAAAACAACGCAGAAAAAAATACTTTTTACCCCAAGAAATTGAAGTAGTAAGATCAATGCATAACACCGTATTCTGTAATAATTGTATGAGTATAAGAGTAACAAGTGAAGGGGAGATAAAAAATTGTCTTTTCAGAAATCATGATTTAATAAAAATAAATGAGTTCTCTGATCACGAAAAACTAAAAGAGTCCTTGATTTATTCTATTAAAACAAAAACACCTTACTGGTGCTGA
- a CDS encoding MogA/MoaB family molybdenum cofactor biosynthesis protein encodes MSSGEHKSKAPKSLNYAVITISDSCYKEVAEDRSGNYILEKLSGNNHVVKKIVVPDEEEKIRKAIYDSLEGVDCIVTTGGTGITKRDVTIQTVKKLINKEIVGFGEIFRYLSYKEIGFPAIISGAVCGTIEDKIIFCLPGSLNAVKLGTDIIISEAPHLIKHLRE; translated from the coding sequence ATGTCCTCAGGAGAGCATAAAAGTAAGGCTCCTAAAAGTCTAAATTATGCCGTAATCACTATATCAGATTCTTGTTATAAAGAGGTAGCAGAAGATAGATCAGGTAATTATATCTTAGAGAAATTATCAGGAAATAATCATGTTGTAAAAAAAATAGTTGTGCCTGATGAAGAAGAGAAAATAAGAAAAGCCATTTATGATTCTTTAGAGGGAGTAGATTGCATAGTTACAACAGGTGGGACAGGTATAACAAAAAGGGATGTCACTATCCAAACTGTAAAAAAACTTATCAATAAGGAAATAGTAGGTTTTGGAGAAATATTTCGATATCTGAGCTACAAGGAAATAGGGTTCCCAGCAATTATTTCTGGTGCTGTTTGTGGAACGATTGAGGATAAAATTATTTTTTGTCTTCCTGGTAGTCTAAATGCAGTAAAACTTGGCACTGACATTATTATTTCTGAAGCTCCACATTTAATAAAACACCTGAGGGAATAA
- a CDS encoding phosphatase PAP2 family protein: MIVISILLSVFLLKRYCNKFALFFAVTVLSDALVVLVLKELVKRPRPLEGIISKTDFAFPSGHTANAVVFFGFLTYLVMHKIESKIIKGITITLSSFMILLIGFSRIYLNVHWLTDVIGGFALGLFILTGSILLKEYTGKLNCASKNREDKR, encoded by the coding sequence ATGATTGTAATATCAATACTACTATCCGTATTTCTCTTAAAGCGGTACTGCAATAAATTTGCACTGTTTTTTGCAGTTACAGTTTTATCTGACGCTCTTGTTGTGCTAGTATTAAAAGAGCTAGTCAAAAGACCAAGACCTTTAGAGGGCATTATATCAAAAACGGATTTTGCATTTCCTAGTGGGCATACGGCCAATGCAGTAGTATTTTTTGGATTTCTGACTTATCTTGTTATGCATAAAATTGAATCTAAAATAATAAAGGGAATCACTATCACTTTGTCCTCTTTTATGATTTTACTTATAGGATTTTCAAGAATATACCTAAATGTTCACTGGTTAACAGATGTTATAGGCGGATTTGCGTTAGGGTTATTTATACTAACTGGGAGCATATTGCTAAAAGAATATACTGGAAAATTAAACTGCGCCTCAAAGAATAGGGAAGACAAACGATAG
- a CDS encoding ABC transporter permease — protein MISEIRRNPLLILFFILGMLIVVYIMAVLSNMLYSQLVLHPGEFIKVIKDPDVIKSIWLTLYTSFLATVIGVILGIPLAYILARYEFYGKDIIEAIVDIPIIIPHTVAGIALFSLLMKKGAVGIAFSKLGIVFQDNILGIVMAMLFVSCPFFVGTAREGFKSVNPNLESVARTLGASQWKSFYQIALPLTSRHIFSGAIMSWARGISEFGAIIIIAYYPMIASTLILARFNSNGLLGSQPIAVLLIMICFITFVVLRLVSKRGRRI, from the coding sequence ATGATTTCGGAAATTAGAAGAAATCCTCTTCTAATTCTTTTTTTTATTTTGGGAATGTTAATAGTAGTTTATATAATGGCTGTTTTATCAAATATGTTATACAGTCAGTTAGTTCTCCATCCAGGAGAGTTTATCAAGGTTATTAAAGACCCAGATGTAATAAAATCCATCTGGTTAACATTATATACCTCATTTCTTGCAACGGTAATAGGAGTTATTCTAGGAATTCCTCTTGCATATATTCTTGCAAGATATGAGTTTTATGGAAAAGATATCATCGAAGCAATAGTGGATATACCAATCATTATCCCACATACAGTAGCAGGAATTGCACTATTTTCTTTGCTCATGAAAAAGGGGGCTGTTGGAATAGCATTTTCAAAATTAGGTATAGTTTTCCAGGACAACATTTTGGGGATTGTAATGGCAATGCTCTTTGTAAGTTGTCCCTTTTTTGTTGGCACAGCTAGAGAAGGATTTAAGAGTGTCAATCCAAATCTAGAAAGCGTTGCAAGAACTCTTGGAGCTTCTCAATGGAAATCATTTTATCAAATAGCCTTGCCATTGACATCACGCCATATATTTTCCGGCGCAATTATGTCCTGGGCTAGAGGAATAAGTGAATTTGGTGCAATTATTATAATAGCATATTACCCCATGATAGCTTCGACTTTGATATTGGCCAGATTCAACAGTAATGGACTCTTAGGTTCACAGCCTATTGCCGTTTTATTGATTATGATTTGCTTCATTACTTTTGTTGTCTTGAGATTAGTTTCAAAGAGAGGTAGAAGAATATGA
- the moaC gene encoding cyclic pyranopterin monophosphate synthase MoaC, whose protein sequence is MFSHLSDKGVKMVDITPKDLTVRTAVVEGEIKLKKDTIKLIKQNKITKGNVLTTAQIAGIQAVKKTPNIIPLCHQLPINKADIEFEFKDGSISVTCTVKTESKTGVEMEALTGVSVALLTIWDMVKSNEKNSSGQYPDTEIGPIRVIKKEK, encoded by the coding sequence ATGTTTTCACATTTATCAGATAAAGGCGTAAAAATGGTGGACATAACGCCAAAAGATTTAACAGTTAGAACGGCTGTTGTTGAGGGGGAGATAAAGCTCAAAAAAGATACTATAAAGTTGATAAAGCAGAATAAGATTACAAAAGGAAACGTCCTTACTACTGCCCAGATTGCAGGTATTCAGGCTGTAAAAAAGACACCTAACATAATCCCTCTTTGCCACCAGCTCCCGATTAACAAGGCGGACATAGAATTTGAGTTTAAAGATGGGTCAATTAGTGTGACTTGCACAGTGAAGACAGAATCTAAAACAGGTGTTGAAATGGAAGCCTTGACAGGAGTTTCTGTAGCCCTACTTACCATTTGGGATATGGTTAAGTCAAATGAGAAGAATTCTTCTGGCCAATATCCAGATACAGAAATTGGACCTATAAGAGTCATTAAAAAGGAGAAATAG